A section of the Gemmatimonadaceae bacterium genome encodes:
- a CDS encoding class I SAM-dependent methyltransferase, which translates to MIHERALALFSAGQQREALLLLFETLGHASPADRTSPAMAPLRRLVATLLESVAISVANDTVLAVLASVAADPGVPAQALAPSLLALLTGSDAARQLRSPAESVVTDALHDLVGHPLVPLLLPHIVVGTREGEALCVRWRRALLERAIDPAFIAQRWLWNSIAWLGAAAFNGEYVWAESPEETAMVQAMADAMGTTLASGTSPAVLAPVLLTYSLYRPLRTVAGWELLEPIADRTWGALAEPMSRLLQRQVRDLLEEQQRAAEIPSLALTSDDGSARVRAQYEAHPYPRWVTAPTARVSTLAELAREWRPDVAPPEGRSILIAGCGTGRQTAHLATSFPNAEITAFDLSRASLGYASRMLDTLQIRNVRLFHGDLLALEQLDTHYAVISCSGVLHHLRDPRAGWQQLVQRLAPRGLLKIGLYSTLARRSVRAARAEIMSQGLPTRDDDLRRARQHLLALPGAHPAAAAMDSLDAYALSGFRDLVAHVQERSYTIEELAGELAALDLEFLGFQLPRDVQWRFAAEHPAPQAGRDLAAWARFEERHPMTFWGMYQFWCARRGDR; encoded by the coding sequence GTGATTCACGAGCGCGCGCTCGCCCTGTTCAGCGCTGGGCAGCAGCGAGAGGCGCTCCTCCTGCTCTTCGAAACGCTCGGACACGCGTCGCCCGCCGATCGCACCTCACCAGCGATGGCGCCGCTGCGCCGACTCGTCGCGACCCTCCTGGAGTCGGTGGCGATCTCGGTGGCCAACGACACCGTCCTCGCGGTGCTGGCAAGCGTGGCGGCCGATCCCGGCGTGCCGGCGCAGGCACTCGCGCCGTCGCTCCTCGCGTTGCTCACCGGATCCGATGCCGCCCGGCAACTGCGGTCGCCGGCCGAGTCGGTCGTGACCGATGCGCTGCACGACCTGGTCGGGCATCCCCTCGTGCCGCTCCTGCTGCCGCACATTGTGGTGGGGACGCGCGAGGGCGAAGCGCTATGCGTGCGGTGGCGTCGCGCGCTGCTGGAGCGCGCCATCGACCCGGCGTTCATCGCCCAGCGCTGGCTCTGGAACAGCATCGCGTGGCTCGGCGCCGCCGCGTTCAACGGCGAATACGTCTGGGCCGAGTCACCCGAGGAAACCGCGATGGTGCAGGCCATGGCGGACGCGATGGGCACGACGCTCGCCAGCGGGACCTCGCCGGCGGTGCTCGCCCCGGTGCTGCTCACCTACAGCCTGTACCGGCCGCTGCGGACCGTCGCCGGATGGGAGTTGCTCGAGCCGATTGCCGACCGCACGTGGGGCGCGCTCGCCGAGCCGATGTCGCGACTGCTGCAGCGGCAGGTGCGCGATCTCCTGGAAGAACAGCAGCGCGCGGCCGAGATCCCGTCCCTCGCCCTCACGAGCGATGACGGATCGGCGCGCGTGCGCGCGCAGTACGAAGCGCATCCGTATCCCCGCTGGGTTACCGCGCCGACCGCGCGCGTCAGCACGCTCGCCGAACTGGCGCGTGAATGGCGCCCCGACGTGGCACCGCCGGAGGGGCGGAGCATCCTGATTGCCGGCTGCGGCACCGGCCGGCAAACCGCGCACCTCGCCACGAGCTTCCCCAACGCCGAGATCACCGCGTTCGACCTGAGTCGCGCCAGTCTCGGGTATGCGTCCCGCATGCTCGATACGCTGCAGATCCGGAATGTGCGGCTCTTCCACGGCGATCTGCTTGCGCTCGAACAGCTCGACACCCACTACGCGGTGATCAGTTGCTCCGGCGTGTTGCATCACCTGCGCGATCCGCGCGCCGGGTGGCAACAACTCGTGCAGCGGCTCGCGCCGCGCGGACTGTTGAAGATTGGCCTGTACAGCACGCTGGCACGGCGCAGCGTGCGCGCCGCGCGCGCCGAGATCATGTCCCAAGGCCTGCCCACCCGCGACGATGACCTGCGTCGCGCGCGACAGCATCTGCTCGCGTTACCCGGGGCGCATCCCGCCGCCGCAGCAATGGACTCGCTGGACGCGTACGCTTTGAGTGGCTTTCGTGACCTCGTCGCGCACGTCCAGGAGCGGAGCTACACCATCGAGGAGCTTGCGGGCGAGCTCGCGGCCCTCGATCTCGAGTTCCTGGGCTTTCAGCTGCCGCGCGATGTACAGTGGCGGTTCGCCGCGGAACATCCCGCGCCGCAGGCGGGGCGCGATCTGGCGGCGTGGGCCCGCTTCGAGGAGCGGCATCCCATGACTTTCTGGGGGATGTACCAGTTCTGGTGCGCGCGACGCGGCGATCGGTAG
- a CDS encoding sigma-70 family RNA polymerase sigma factor, which yields MAHSTHGGPGPYRDERGRGQRVSGRSRRLFGRHSPHASPAMSPDFERHRPQLTAHCYRLLGSVLDAEDAVQETMLRAWKARDTFDGRAQLSTWLHRIATNVCLDALSGRSPRLRAMDLHPANKTTDDLPTKPRGYWLEPVPDLAVIPADIDVHEQAVLRESIRLAFVAALQHLPARQRAALILTQVLNWSAAETAEALDMTVAAVNSALQRARATLAEHRQGESLDRLVALAARNMATEQAALTPAQRHLLEAFTKAFEAYDVPRIVSLLRDDATMCMPPYDFWLQGRADIADWLSGRGAGCEGSVLVPVQANGVPAFAQYRQGGAQPWAIVLVEFDGDTIGHMNYFLDTEALFPRFGVPMRIAPDSPSP from the coding sequence ATGGCCCATTCTACGCACGGCGGCCCCGGCCCGTACAGGGACGAACGGGGACGCGGTCAGCGGGTATCGGGGCGGTCGCGTAGGTTGTTCGGTCGTCACTCCCCACACGCCTCGCCTGCCATGTCTCCCGATTTCGAGCGCCACCGCCCCCAACTCACAGCCCACTGCTATCGGCTGCTCGGCTCGGTGCTCGACGCCGAAGATGCGGTGCAGGAAACCATGCTGCGCGCCTGGAAGGCACGCGACACGTTCGACGGGCGCGCGCAGCTGTCCACCTGGCTGCACCGCATCGCCACCAACGTCTGCCTCGATGCGCTCTCGGGGCGCTCGCCGCGCCTGCGCGCGATGGATCTGCACCCGGCCAACAAGACCACCGACGACCTGCCAACGAAGCCCCGCGGGTACTGGCTCGAGCCGGTGCCCGATCTCGCGGTCATCCCGGCCGACATCGACGTACATGAGCAGGCCGTGCTGCGCGAAAGCATCCGGCTCGCCTTTGTCGCCGCGCTGCAGCATCTCCCCGCACGCCAGCGCGCCGCGCTCATTCTCACGCAGGTGCTCAATTGGAGCGCCGCCGAAACGGCCGAGGCGCTCGACATGACCGTCGCGGCCGTGAACAGCGCGCTGCAGCGGGCCCGCGCCACCCTCGCCGAGCATCGGCAGGGCGAGTCACTCGATCGGCTCGTGGCACTCGCCGCTCGCAACATGGCGACTGAGCAGGCCGCGTTGACGCCCGCGCAACGTCACCTGCTCGAGGCCTTCACGAAGGCCTTCGAAGCGTACGACGTGCCGCGCATCGTCAGTCTGCTGCGCGACGACGCCACGATGTGCATGCCCCCCTACGACTTCTGGCTGCAGGGGCGTGCCGACATCGCCGACTGGCTCAGCGGCCGCGGCGCGGGGTGCGAAGGGTCGGTGCTCGTGCCAGTGCAGGCGAACGGGGTCCCCGCCTTTGCGCAGTATCGGCAGGGCGGCGCCCAGCCGTGGGCGATTGTGCTGGTGGAGTTCGACGGCGACACGATCGGGCACATGAACTATTTCCTCGATACCGAAGCGCTCTTCCCCCGCTTCGGGGTGCCCATGAGGATCGCGCCGGACTCGCCAAGTCCGTAG
- a CDS encoding metal-dependent hydrolase: MDNITHGLAGLLMADVTVQSMSSRQRRTISPRVRRATVLLGIAAAEFPDSDLLYSGPLVQLGPLGYLLHHRGHTHTLIWATISALALWWFARRWIARGDSADRSTPTGPLLWLALAGTWSHLLLDWTNSYGVHPFWPLDDRWYYGDAVFIVEPWLWLVAIPPLLFGARSRGGRVLLVLLALVMLAASGFTGQVAGVIAVALLVFAALWTGAQWLLPARGRAWAGLALWAGVTTGFVVSGRAVRAAVTATAAARGDTVLDVVLNPAPGDPTCWSTLVVSRSADRSTYRLTSGIAGLLARRNAEACLTTYANGRVGGDVLGGLPGTSAQVPFDVSPALAWRTTWAAPVADLVQLSNTRCEVAAALRFMRTPVWQTTADGYLLLADARYGTGGGFNALAYPAAAGPCSIAGRWIPSWTPPRLDVLRGR, from the coding sequence ATGGACAACATCACGCATGGCCTGGCCGGCCTGCTCATGGCCGACGTGACCGTGCAGTCGATGAGTTCGCGCCAGCGTCGCACGATTTCGCCGCGGGTGCGCCGGGCGACGGTGCTGCTGGGGATCGCGGCCGCGGAGTTCCCCGACAGTGATCTGCTGTACTCGGGGCCGCTGGTGCAGTTGGGGCCGCTCGGCTACTTGCTGCATCATCGCGGGCACACGCATACGCTCATCTGGGCGACGATCAGTGCGCTCGCGTTGTGGTGGTTCGCGCGCCGATGGATTGCGCGCGGTGATTCCGCCGACCGATCGACGCCCACCGGGCCGTTGCTGTGGCTCGCGCTCGCCGGGACGTGGTCGCACCTGCTCCTCGACTGGACGAACAGCTACGGGGTGCATCCGTTCTGGCCGCTCGATGACCGGTGGTACTACGGCGACGCGGTATTCATCGTGGAGCCGTGGTTGTGGCTGGTGGCCATTCCGCCGCTGCTCTTTGGCGCGCGCTCGCGCGGCGGGCGCGTGCTGTTGGTGCTGCTCGCGCTCGTGATGCTGGCGGCGAGCGGATTCACCGGACAGGTCGCGGGTGTGATTGCGGTGGCGCTGCTGGTGTTCGCGGCGCTGTGGACGGGTGCGCAGTGGCTGCTCCCGGCGCGCGGCCGCGCCTGGGCCGGCCTCGCACTGTGGGCGGGTGTCACGACGGGCTTTGTGGTGAGCGGTCGCGCCGTGCGCGCGGCGGTCACGGCAACCGCGGCGGCGCGTGGGGACACGGTGCTGGATGTGGTGCTCAATCCCGCGCCCGGCGATCCAACGTGCTGGTCCACACTCGTCGTCTCGCGCAGCGCGGATCGGTCCACGTACCGCCTCACGAGCGGCATTGCGGGGCTCCTGGCGCGCCGCAACGCCGAGGCGTGTCTCACGACGTACGCGAACGGGCGCGTAGGCGGTGATGTGCTCGGTGGGTTGCCGGGGACGTCGGCTCAGGTGCCCTTCGACGTGTCGCCGGCGCTCGCGTGGCGGACCACGTGGGCGGCGCCGGTGGCCGATCTCGTGCAGCTGTCGAATACGCGCTGCGAAGTGGCCGCGGCGTTGCGCTTCATGCGCACGCCGGTGTGGCAGACCACGGCAGATGGATATCTCCTGCTCGCCGACGCGCGCTACGGTACCGGTGGCGGCTTCAACGCGCTCGCGTATCCGGCGGCCGCGGGGCCGTGCTCGATTGCGGGGCGGTGGATTCCGTCCTGGACGCCGCCCCGCCTGGATGTGCTGCGCGGCCGCTAG